The Schistocerca cancellata isolate TAMUIC-IGC-003103 chromosome 4, iqSchCanc2.1, whole genome shotgun sequence genome contains a region encoding:
- the LOC126183704 gene encoding uncharacterized protein LOC126183704: protein MSQAPLLTRMVGSFSIQQVLVDQVQVLSKQSDQLLKTMATSSPPSKRPGIQSGKRDTFTRSSSFVRLKQFPAYLCTRSCDAFPNVLLFLSTALTFIQGYTQQLSVLYKKYGISVSLCGALIVLLGQVIGCCMGLVLGNKPPGLIFLLCCIIFIAVIGYQICLQTKVVRIRHRKLKTH from the exons GATGGTGGGATCATTTTCTATTCAGCAAGTGCTGGTAGACCAGGTGCAGGTGCTAAGCAAGCAGTCAGATCAATTGCTGAAGACAATGGCAACTTCATCACCACCTTCTAAACGACCTG gAATTCAGAGTGGAAAACGAGATACTTTCACCCGCAGTAGTTCTTTCGTCCGTCTGAAGCAGTTTCCTGCATACTTGTGCACAAGAAGCTGTGATGCTTTCCCCAATGTGCTTTTGTTCCTGAGCACTGCACTTACATTTATTCAGGGCTATACACAACAGCTTTCCGTGCTTTACAAGAAGTATGGAATTTCAGTATCATTATGTGGTGCCCTGATTGTCTTACTGGGTCAAGTTATTGGGTGTTGTATGGGTCTTGTTCTGGGCAACAAGCCACCTGGCTTAATTTTCTTACTGTGTTGCATTATTTTCATAGCTGTAATAGGTTACCAGATCTGTTTGCAGACAAAAGTTGTGAGAATAAGGCACAGGAAATTGAAAACACATTGA